The Candidatus Manganitrophus noduliformans genome includes a window with the following:
- a CDS encoding DUF1302 domain-containing protein: MLAEETGLVGNLHLGGYLKNETALRFQEPVAFTKIRNILFLEASADPRTNFHLYASFWAWYDAAYLYADYDTINPPNDPNLPLPFLSQRDREDYRYFSELRELYFDLLFPSLDLRVGKQIVVWEQLLGFRIIDEINPLDFREFVLPDLIDFRIPLWTVKADYYFSQYQLEMLWIPFFEPHRPAPPGSEWELFQRLPGQEEPPKTLDNSEYGARLSRTFGGIDLAVSYLNVWDPFPTPFREYTGFRFFAPPSKCLPTEVRFDQPVTDPDCGPVFHPRFNRMHIFGASAVLNMGSYILKGEAAYITGKYFGTRLADRDGDGLLDHGGALERNHIRWGVEVDTILKGADLSFAVSQWIVLGWDEVLFQDNYDTFLSFFGQKSFRSASVKAQFFILYLINNGELLVKPKVSYQISEQFQVAVGADIFYGKKETFLPDIAAPASDRLFKFVSTFVGHDRVFVELKYSF; encoded by the coding sequence GTGTTAGCCGAAGAAACGGGACTCGTCGGGAACCTGCATCTCGGCGGATATCTCAAAAATGAAACCGCTTTAAGGTTCCAAGAGCCGGTCGCATTCACCAAGATTCGAAACATCCTCTTTTTAGAAGCTTCCGCCGATCCCCGGACCAATTTCCATCTCTATGCTTCTTTTTGGGCTTGGTACGACGCCGCTTATCTCTATGCCGATTATGATACGATCAATCCCCCGAATGATCCGAATCTTCCCCTTCCATTCCTTTCTCAGCGAGACCGAGAAGATTACCGCTATTTTTCCGAGCTTCGAGAACTTTACTTCGATCTTTTATTTCCGAGCCTCGATCTTCGGGTTGGAAAGCAGATCGTCGTTTGGGAGCAGCTTCTGGGATTTCGCATCATCGATGAAATCAACCCGCTCGACTTTCGGGAGTTCGTCCTTCCCGATCTGATCGATTTCCGAATTCCGCTCTGGACCGTAAAGGCCGACTACTACTTCAGCCAATATCAGTTGGAAATGTTGTGGATTCCGTTCTTCGAGCCCCACCGTCCCGCTCCCCCCGGGTCGGAGTGGGAACTCTTCCAGCGGCTTCCGGGACAGGAGGAGCCTCCCAAGACGCTCGACAACTCCGAATATGGCGCGCGGCTCTCCCGGACCTTCGGCGGAATCGATCTGGCGGTCAGCTACCTCAATGTCTGGGACCCTTTTCCGACCCCGTTTCGGGAATATACCGGTTTTCGATTCTTCGCCCCTCCGTCGAAGTGTCTTCCGACGGAGGTCCGGTTCGATCAGCCGGTGACCGATCCCGATTGCGGGCCGGTGTTTCACCCGCGTTTTAACCGGATGCATATCTTCGGCGCCTCGGCGGTGCTCAACATGGGGAGCTATATCCTCAAGGGGGAGGCCGCTTATATCACGGGAAAATATTTTGGAACGCGCTTGGCCGATCGGGACGGGGACGGTCTGCTCGATCACGGCGGCGCCTTGGAGCGGAACCATATCCGGTGGGGGGTGGAGGTCGACACGATCCTCAAGGGGGCGGATCTCTCGTTCGCGGTGTCGCAGTGGATCGTTCTCGGCTGGGATGAGGTCCTCTTTCAGGACAATTACGACACTTTTCTCAGTTTTTTCGGGCAGAAGTCGTTTCGGAGCGCTTCGGTGAAAGCACAGTTCTTTATCCTTTATCTGATCAACAACGGCGAACTTCTGGTGAAGCCGAAAGTGTCCTACCAGATTTCGGAGCAGTTCCAGGTCGCGGTCGGGGCCGATATTTTTTACGGCAAAAAGGAGACCTTTCTTCCCGATATCGCCGCGCCGGCGAGCGACCGGCTCTTTAAATTCGTGAGCACTTTCGTCGGCCATGATCGGGTGTTCGTCGAGTTGAAATACAGTTTCTGA
- a CDS encoding tetratricopeptide repeat protein — MKEKIPESRLKKRMEEGIRLMREKKWEEAIRLFEEIIKQSPQQEEIYFRLGVSYMELGRFPKAEEALKRAIRLNPEDIRPYFQLAGLYEQTQRLQEALDLYDRVIHVDPIGEGAQIGLFKKYLVQGILTARAGDFDGALRFFKSAAEIDPGNPDPHYNIGRVYQRKGEEAKAEEAFQKVIELAPQYQPAYLELGDLYQRQTRFQEALQAFIAAAQINPNTPGGRNAQAKIPFLQGILLAQSGRAEEALRAFQQALRISPDPAPIYFNIAQVYLRIGDFENAEAALNRTLEVDPRNQGAFLNLGILYERQGKLEEALRAYENARDVQPASPDGVNAAVSAHTVRGKRAIEAEKLDEALEEFKQAVALQPKNPANYFNLALLHVRRNELAEAAEAFDQVITLDPSEEDAYLPLAEILEKSGREQEAIEAYERLIALGPEPLATRAKLGLHLLKGVAFGKQLRYDDARAEFEAVIRLDPQEMRGYYNLALVQIKTNDPYAATENLKKVLEIDPKQTVIRFQLAKLYEELGRPYDALDLYQGGLEQEGVSPSLVEEFEERINVLFGTISFVYQVTYDSNINLSENEESDLKTEIFSQYQRFFLFGEGWRSGFRLTPSLTMFHRDQVSVFTGQVGLFGDWRRLQRGISYGYNFRVGLFEGSLSDRSHELFLDGFRPAGDSSTLSGSIRLRYFDSVDNDFNTIDSDIYDGIQPSISSSFSTDGILGGRLAVSGALYANLNTQEINDTAQSADDYAYVGFSPSISFDRPLIQGVILNLSYSYSYLHYLHPDSVLGEKRVSHAHAINGGVTVGLERGLQLYLRGSLLANRSNQPGIPPERQTAVTAEKVNSLSEYTKWLTTFGIRLLF, encoded by the coding sequence ATGAAGGAAAAAATCCCCGAATCGAGGCTGAAAAAAAGGATGGAGGAGGGGATTCGGTTGATGCGGGAGAAAAAGTGGGAAGAGGCGATCCGCCTTTTTGAGGAGATCATCAAACAGTCTCCACAGCAGGAGGAGATCTACTTCCGACTCGGAGTCAGTTACATGGAGCTGGGGAGATTCCCAAAAGCCGAAGAAGCCCTCAAGCGGGCGATCCGCCTCAATCCCGAGGATATCCGCCCTTATTTTCAACTTGCCGGCCTTTATGAGCAGACACAACGGCTGCAGGAGGCGCTCGATCTCTACGATCGGGTGATCCATGTGGATCCGATCGGAGAAGGGGCACAGATCGGGCTTTTTAAAAAGTACCTCGTCCAAGGAATTCTCACGGCGCGCGCAGGCGATTTTGACGGCGCTCTCCGCTTTTTTAAGTCGGCGGCGGAGATTGATCCCGGCAACCCGGATCCCCACTATAACATCGGCCGGGTTTATCAGAGAAAGGGAGAGGAGGCCAAGGCCGAGGAGGCTTTCCAAAAGGTGATCGAGTTGGCCCCGCAATATCAGCCGGCCTATCTGGAGCTCGGAGATCTCTACCAGCGGCAAACGCGATTCCAAGAGGCGCTCCAGGCCTTCATCGCCGCGGCCCAAATCAACCCGAATACCCCCGGGGGGAGGAACGCGCAGGCAAAGATCCCTTTCCTTCAAGGCATCCTTTTGGCCCAGAGCGGACGGGCGGAGGAGGCTTTGAGGGCGTTTCAACAGGCCCTCCGGATCTCGCCCGATCCGGCGCCGATCTATTTCAATATCGCTCAGGTTTACCTCAGGATCGGAGACTTCGAGAATGCCGAAGCGGCCTTAAACCGCACCCTGGAAGTCGATCCGAGAAATCAGGGGGCGTTTTTGAACCTGGGTATTTTATACGAGCGGCAGGGAAAGCTGGAGGAGGCCTTGCGCGCATACGAGAATGCACGCGATGTCCAACCGGCGAGCCCGGACGGGGTGAATGCGGCGGTCAGCGCTCATACCGTGCGGGGAAAGAGGGCCATCGAGGCTGAAAAACTGGATGAGGCTCTGGAGGAGTTTAAGCAAGCCGTGGCGCTGCAGCCGAAGAATCCGGCGAATTATTTCAATCTCGCTTTGCTCCATGTTCGGCGTAATGAGCTCGCCGAAGCCGCCGAGGCCTTCGATCAAGTCATTACCCTGGATCCTTCCGAAGAGGATGCCTATTTGCCGCTGGCGGAGATTCTTGAAAAGAGCGGCCGTGAGCAGGAGGCGATCGAAGCTTACGAGCGGCTGATCGCGCTCGGTCCGGAGCCTTTGGCCACCCGGGCCAAGCTCGGCCTCCATCTTCTCAAAGGGGTCGCTTTCGGAAAGCAGCTTCGCTATGACGACGCCCGCGCCGAATTTGAAGCGGTGATCCGGCTGGACCCTCAGGAGATGAGGGGGTACTACAATTTGGCATTGGTTCAGATCAAAACGAACGATCCCTACGCCGCGACGGAAAATCTCAAAAAGGTGTTGGAGATCGATCCCAAGCAGACGGTCATTCGATTTCAGCTGGCCAAGCTTTACGAAGAGTTGGGACGCCCCTACGACGCCCTCGACCTCTACCAAGGAGGGCTGGAGCAGGAAGGGGTGAGCCCGTCCCTCGTGGAGGAGTTCGAGGAGCGGATCAACGTTCTTTTCGGGACGATTTCTTTCGTCTATCAGGTGACGTATGACAGCAATATTAACTTGAGCGAAAACGAGGAGAGCGACTTAAAAACGGAGATCTTCTCGCAGTATCAGCGGTTCTTCCTGTTCGGGGAGGGCTGGCGAAGCGGTTTCCGCCTGACCCCTTCGTTGACCATGTTTCATCGGGACCAGGTCTCGGTCTTCACCGGACAGGTCGGCCTCTTCGGCGACTGGAGGCGGCTCCAAAGAGGAATTTCATACGGATACAATTTTCGCGTCGGATTGTTCGAGGGTTCTCTCTCGGACCGATCACACGAGCTTTTCCTGGACGGGTTCCGCCCGGCGGGGGACTCTTCGACGCTCAGCGGTTCCATTCGGCTTCGATATTTCGACTCGGTTGATAACGACTTCAACACGATCGACAGCGATATTTATGACGGGATTCAGCCGTCGATTTCGAGCAGCTTTTCGACCGACGGCATCTTGGGGGGCCGGCTCGCGGTCTCGGGGGCGCTTTATGCCAACCTCAATACACAGGAGATCAATGATACAGCCCAGTCCGCGGACGACTATGCCTATGTCGGTTTTTCCCCGTCGATCTCTTTTGATCGTCCGTTGATCCAGGGGGTCATTCTGAATCTCTCTTACAGCTACTCCTATCTACACTACTTGCATCCCGATTCGGTTCTCGGGGAGAAACGGGTCAGCCATGCTCATGCGATCAATGGAGGGGTGACGGTGGGGCTGGAGCGGGGACTCCAGCTCTATCTGCGGGGCTCTTTGTTGGCCAATCGGTCAAACCAACCTGGAATCCCCCCGGAACGTCAGACCGCCGTGACGGCCGAGAAGGTGAACTCATTGAGCGAATATACAAAGTGGCTCACGACATTCGGCATCCGGTTGCTCTTTTAA
- a CDS encoding kelch repeat-containing protein yields MIRFLNGGRSFLLLLIITLAGGVFFGGCVNHEPDSDSLFNQNRPPVANAGPDQTVPSGARVQLEGTGSDPDGNEIRYEWRMVQTPEGSSAQLDTPASPTVGFVADTDGVYRIALQVVEEVDQNIPEGAPIENTGATSEPDEVMVIAGDPGAFENAGNKLILDGSHFALSTTVLDIGDPLQIGANTQLNEMTAEGWFFAGALPAGGTEALLMRKSDFFEIVLTSNADLLLRITMLDRTTRVEQTVTLGPAPFSIGQWHHIAAVIAGRSQHRAYLAVDGTTVAAADLTGLLLNNNSNRLTIGGGADKAFLVGMADEIRITQDVRYPEGGFDPPVERLIQDSPFVPGARFAVHGLWHFDEFAGAELFTDFSLRRNDLFLVGEVGFQPFGRLDFPRRFHTITPLADGSLLIAGGIDDGARTVSETEQIRDDDQLDNLAPLNIVKVTNENTGQTGDGSKTLFEFSTTLAPIVSDTGSDPSPDETGDDRRVVITAGNLTATDNGLGGWTGDAESGTIDYETGAISLTFATPPANQTPLVANYFYNRGTGVFYHTATRLDDGQVLIAGGADKDEDLIDRALLFDPAIDNSVVETTEMEDPRRFHTAQLLSDGRVLLVGGETDLSDGTIETLRRTEFYNPATLAFTPGPLLVQRRKLHRTILFRECNQNAQDDRFLVVGGYDETNRPIKTAEIYSGGANGGFFLTGSMSVERVRQALVCLPDGKILVTGGIDASGRVLDSAEIYDPVTGLFTLLQAGMNSARAEHTATPLPDGKILIAAGFDQSGQGLASAEIYDPDQNLFTPLSDSLGLARFGHVALPWTESALGKEGVLLIGGGDASGLPTALIEIFFP; encoded by the coding sequence ATGATCCGGTTTTTGAATGGAGGACGCAGCTTTCTCCTCCTTCTTATTATTACGCTGGCGGGAGGCGTCTTCTTCGGCGGATGTGTCAATCACGAGCCGGACAGTGACAGTCTCTTTAATCAGAATCGGCCGCCGGTGGCCAATGCCGGTCCCGACCAGACGGTTCCGAGCGGCGCGCGGGTCCAACTGGAGGGAACCGGCAGCGATCCGGACGGTAATGAAATCCGATATGAATGGCGAATGGTTCAGACGCCGGAGGGGAGCAGCGCCCAGCTCGACACCCCCGCTTCTCCAACGGTTGGTTTTGTCGCCGATACCGATGGGGTCTACCGGATCGCGCTTCAGGTCGTTGAAGAAGTCGATCAGAATATTCCCGAAGGGGCCCCGATCGAGAATACCGGCGCGACCAGCGAGCCGGACGAGGTGATGGTGATCGCCGGAGACCCGGGGGCGTTCGAAAATGCCGGGAATAAGCTGATCCTCGATGGAAGCCATTTTGCCCTCTCCACCACCGTGTTGGATATCGGGGATCCGTTGCAGATCGGCGCGAATACCCAGCTGAACGAGATGACGGCGGAGGGATGGTTCTTCGCCGGCGCGCTGCCGGCGGGGGGGACGGAGGCGCTACTGATGCGGAAGAGCGATTTCTTCGAGATCGTTCTCACCTCCAATGCTGATCTTCTCTTGCGGATCACTATGCTGGATAGAACCACACGGGTCGAACAGACCGTCACGCTGGGACCGGCTCCGTTCAGCATCGGCCAGTGGCATCATATCGCCGCCGTAATTGCCGGGAGAAGTCAGCATCGCGCCTATCTTGCGGTGGACGGGACAACCGTCGCCGCGGCCGATTTGACGGGATTGCTTCTCAACAATAACTCAAATCGCCTGACGATCGGCGGGGGGGCGGACAAAGCTTTTCTGGTGGGGATGGCCGATGAGATTCGGATCACCCAGGATGTCCGCTACCCTGAAGGGGGCTTTGATCCGCCGGTGGAGCGTCTCATCCAAGACTCTCCTTTCGTGCCGGGGGCGCGATTTGCGGTGCATGGTCTCTGGCATTTCGACGAGTTCGCCGGGGCCGAGCTTTTCACCGACTTTTCGCTCCGGCGAAACGATCTCTTCCTGGTCGGGGAGGTCGGCTTTCAGCCCTTCGGCCGGCTCGATTTCCCGCGGCGGTTCCATACGATCACGCCGCTGGCGGATGGAAGCCTTCTCATCGCGGGCGGGATCGACGACGGCGCCCGCACCGTCTCCGAAACGGAGCAGATCCGGGACGACGACCAGCTCGATAATCTGGCCCCGCTCAACATTGTGAAGGTGACGAATGAAAATACGGGACAAACAGGCGACGGGTCGAAGACTCTCTTCGAGTTCAGCACAACCTTGGCGCCTATCGTCAGTGATACTGGGTCGGACCCCTCTCCAGATGAAACCGGCGACGACCGGCGCGTCGTGATTACCGCTGGGAATCTGACCGCGACCGATAACGGGCTTGGCGGATGGACGGGGGACGCCGAATCGGGAACGATCGACTATGAGACCGGGGCGATCTCGCTGACTTTCGCAACCCCTCCTGCCAACCAGACGCCGCTTGTCGCCAACTATTTTTACAACCGGGGGACCGGCGTTTTCTATCACACGGCGACAAGACTGGACGACGGCCAGGTTCTGATTGCAGGCGGCGCCGATAAGGATGAGGATCTGATCGACCGCGCCCTCCTCTTCGATCCGGCGATCGATAATTCCGTCGTTGAAACGACGGAAATGGAGGACCCCCGGCGCTTCCACACGGCGCAGCTCCTTTCAGATGGGAGGGTGCTGCTGGTCGGGGGAGAGACCGACTTATCGGATGGGACAATTGAAACGTTGAGAAGGACGGAGTTTTACAACCCGGCCACGCTCGCTTTCACTCCTGGCCCGCTGCTGGTCCAGAGGCGCAAGCTGCACCGGACAATTCTTTTCAGAGAGTGTAACCAGAACGCACAGGACGATCGCTTCCTCGTCGTGGGGGGGTACGATGAGACCAATCGTCCGATCAAGACCGCTGAAATCTACTCGGGAGGGGCCAACGGCGGGTTCTTTCTGACCGGATCGATGTCGGTCGAGCGGGTCCGGCAGGCTCTGGTCTGTCTCCCCGACGGGAAGATTCTTGTAACAGGGGGGATTGATGCGAGCGGCCGTGTTCTGGACAGCGCCGAGATCTATGATCCCGTCACCGGCCTTTTCACGCTGCTGCAGGCGGGGATGAACTCGGCGCGGGCGGAACATACCGCCACGCCGCTCCCCGACGGAAAAATTTTGATCGCCGCCGGGTTCGATCAGTCGGGGCAGGGCCTTGCCTCGGCCGAGATCTATGATCCGGACCAAAATCTATTTACCCCCCTCTCCGACTCTCTCGGTTTGGCCCGATTCGGCCATGTCGCCCTGCCGTGGACGGAGAGCGCTTTGGGGAAAGAGGGGGTGCTTCTGATAGGCGGCGGGGATGCGTCGGGATTGCCGACAGCGTTGATCGAGATTTTTTTCCCGTAA
- a CDS encoding methyltransferase domain-containing protein, producing the protein MSIYPSQKKYFEEAYRTGEHGWPVEGASLPVSRFVTRFKKERSAGRVLDIGCGEGRHSALFAREGYRTVGLDYQPLALERARRISGNGSARANLRFMLGDVFHLPFRPGTFDVVLDYGCLHHIRRRDTHAYLENVGPVLKPGGYFLLSCFSTHFKHHPDEKRKRDWMVHNGHYDRFFRKGDFKSIFGRDFEVLNVEEERQSTYAFFHVLMRKKEKGTRS; encoded by the coding sequence GTGAGCATCTATCCCTCCCAGAAAAAATATTTTGAGGAGGCCTACCGGACCGGCGAGCATGGCTGGCCCGTGGAAGGGGCCTCTCTGCCGGTTTCCCGTTTCGTTACGCGATTTAAGAAAGAGCGCTCCGCAGGCCGCGTGTTGGATATCGGCTGCGGCGAAGGGAGACACTCCGCTCTCTTTGCGCGCGAGGGCTACCGGACGGTCGGTCTCGATTATCAGCCGCTCGCATTAGAGCGGGCGCGCCGGATCTCCGGGAACGGATCGGCCCGGGCAAACCTCCGATTCATGCTCGGAGATGTTTTCCATCTCCCCTTCCGGCCGGGAACATTCGACGTCGTTCTCGATTACGGCTGCCTCCATCACATCCGCCGTAGGGATACCCACGCCTATCTCGAGAACGTCGGCCCGGTTCTCAAGCCGGGGGGCTACTTTCTCCTTTCCTGTTTTTCGACGCACTTCAAACACCATCCTGATGAAAAGAGAAAGCGGGATTGGATGGTGCACAACGGTCACTACGACCGGTTTTTTCGGAAGGGGGATTTTAAGTCGATTTTCGGCCGGGACTTCGAGGTCCTGAATGTCGAGGAAGAGCGGCAATCGACCTACGCATTTTTTCATGTTCTGATGCGGAAAAAGGAGAAGGGAACACGCTCCTAG
- the dat gene encoding D-amino-acid transaminase: MPNIAFVNGKWSSISAAKVSVEDRGFQFGDGVYELIRTYQGEVFHLDEHLSRLEASAKEIEITLPYTGSRLEKIIRLGCRKSGFTDVKIYIQVTRGAAPRLHSFPKKVKPTVVMTFREFEPLPLKLREEGVAIISTPDIRWARCNVKSLNLLPNVMGREQALRAGAFEAIFIRDGKVTEGAGSNLFAVLGKKIITPPAGPYILSGITREVVLRIGKENGLEMVEKELKLSQLYSADELFLTGTTVEVLPVVRLDGKPIGDGRPGEKTKFLCRAFQEQIASK; this comes from the coding sequence ATGCCCAATATTGCATTCGTGAACGGGAAGTGGAGTTCAATTTCAGCGGCGAAAGTTTCTGTCGAAGACAGGGGTTTTCAATTTGGAGACGGCGTTTATGAGCTGATTCGAACCTATCAAGGAGAGGTCTTCCATCTCGATGAACACCTCTCCCGCCTGGAGGCCAGCGCCAAAGAGATTGAAATTACCCTCCCGTACACCGGAAGCCGGTTGGAGAAGATCATCCGCCTCGGATGCCGCAAGAGCGGTTTTACCGACGTGAAGATTTATATTCAGGTGACGCGCGGCGCCGCCCCCCGCCTTCATTCTTTTCCCAAAAAGGTGAAGCCGACCGTGGTCATGACCTTCCGGGAATTCGAGCCGCTTCCACTGAAACTCCGTGAAGAGGGGGTGGCGATTATTTCCACCCCCGATATCCGATGGGCGCGGTGTAATGTCAAATCGCTCAACCTCTTGCCGAACGTGATGGGCCGGGAACAGGCGCTCCGTGCAGGGGCCTTTGAGGCGATTTTTATTCGCGACGGGAAGGTCACGGAGGGGGCGGGGAGCAACCTCTTTGCCGTGCTTGGAAAGAAAATTATTACCCCGCCGGCGGGCCCTTACATCCTGTCCGGTATTACCCGGGAGGTGGTTCTCCGGATCGGGAAGGAGAACGGTCTCGAAATGGTCGAGAAAGAGCTGAAGCTCTCGCAGCTCTACTCGGCGGATGAGCTCTTCCTTACCGGAACGACCGTGGAAGTCTTGCCCGTCGTCCGCCTGGACGGCAAGCCGATCGGCGACGGACGGCCCGGAGAAAAGACGAAATTTTTATGCCGCGCCTTTCAAGAACAGATTGCCTCGAAATAG
- the rimP gene encoding ribosome maturation factor RimP — protein MDRTVLVDRVKEIAEPMLRSLGLELVEVEYAGSARSGTLRVFIDKQGGVTLDDCEKVSRYLSQALDVDDPIPHHYTFEVSSPGLDRPLKKRDDFSRSIGKKIKVKTSAPIDNQKVFTGRLADFKEEKVTLYLEEGKGKAIEIPFDQIAQARLEVEF, from the coding sequence ATGGATCGAACGGTTCTGGTGGACAGGGTCAAAGAAATTGCGGAGCCGATGCTAAGGTCGCTGGGATTGGAATTGGTTGAGGTCGAGTATGCCGGTTCCGCAAGGAGCGGCACCCTTCGCGTTTTTATCGACAAACAAGGGGGGGTGACCCTCGATGATTGTGAAAAGGTCAGCCGGTATCTCAGTCAAGCGCTCGATGTCGACGATCCGATTCCGCATCACTATACGTTTGAAGTTTCTTCGCCCGGCCTTGATCGACCGTTAAAAAAGAGAGACGATTTTTCTCGGTCGATCGGGAAGAAGATCAAGGTGAAAACATCCGCTCCAATCGACAACCAGAAGGTGTTCACCGGTCGGCTCGCCGATTTCAAAGAGGAAAAAGTGACTTTATATCTGGAGGAAGGGAAGGGAAAAGCGATCGAGATCCCCTTCGACCAGATTGCGCAAGCCCGCCTTGAGGTCGAGTTTTAG
- the nusA gene encoding transcription termination factor NusA, which translates to MNRELLSVIDQIGREKGIESQKIIKAVESALLTAAKKRYGANENIQVRLDSQTGEIEVISLKKIVEAVTNPRAEVSLEEAKKVDESAELGDEIGSLLEMEDFGRIAAQTAKQVIFQRVREAEWESVHREYSVRQGEIISGMILGQERRNYIVELGKTEAILPYQEQVPRESYRRGDRIRAHLLEVKPSAKGPQIVLSRTHPNFVAKLFEMEVPEIAEGVVIIKGVVREPGDRTKIAVFSKDSAVDPVGACVGVRGSRVQAVVRELKGEKIDIVTWSDDPRTFIGEALSPAVIEKVGINEAEKSALVVVSDQQLSLAIGKKGQNVRLAAKLTDWKIDIINQGEYEKERAKEREQEIAAAISHEQKIQADAQIVEEQRQAAEKREYTLSDVPGLGENMVEALKEQGIDSVQKLAETNEAALSDLPMIGMKTAAKIIEEARDLLKMEKKGEGA; encoded by the coding sequence ATGAATCGCGAGCTCCTCTCTGTCATCGATCAGATTGGGAGAGAGAAGGGAATAGAGAGCCAGAAGATCATCAAGGCGGTGGAATCCGCGCTCCTGACGGCGGCGAAGAAGCGATACGGCGCAAACGAGAATATTCAGGTGCGGCTCGACTCTCAAACCGGAGAGATTGAAGTGATCTCCCTGAAGAAGATCGTCGAAGCCGTCACCAATCCCCGCGCCGAAGTTTCGTTGGAGGAGGCCAAGAAGGTCGATGAATCTGCGGAACTGGGCGATGAGATCGGCTCTCTCCTTGAGATGGAAGATTTCGGCCGAATTGCCGCGCAGACCGCCAAGCAGGTGATCTTTCAGCGGGTGCGTGAGGCGGAGTGGGAATCGGTCCATCGAGAGTACTCGGTTCGGCAGGGGGAGATCATCAGCGGAATGATCTTGGGCCAGGAACGTCGCAATTACATCGTGGAACTCGGTAAAACCGAGGCGATCCTTCCCTACCAGGAGCAGGTCCCCCGGGAGAGTTACCGCCGCGGCGATCGGATTCGCGCCCATCTGCTGGAGGTGAAGCCTTCGGCAAAGGGGCCGCAGATCGTTCTGTCGCGGACGCACCCCAATTTTGTCGCAAAGCTCTTCGAGATGGAAGTTCCGGAGATCGCCGAAGGGGTGGTGATCATCAAGGGGGTTGTCCGGGAGCCGGGCGATCGGACCAAGATCGCGGTCTTCTCCAAAGATTCGGCCGTCGATCCGGTCGGCGCCTGCGTCGGGGTTCGCGGCTCGCGGGTTCAAGCGGTCGTCCGTGAGCTCAAAGGGGAGAAGATCGATATCGTGACCTGGAGCGACGATCCGCGGACCTTTATCGGCGAGGCGCTCAGTCCGGCGGTCATCGAGAAGGTCGGCATCAATGAAGCGGAAAAGTCGGCCCTGGTCGTCGTTTCCGATCAACAGCTTTCGCTGGCGATCGGGAAGAAGGGACAAAATGTCCGGCTGGCCGCCAAGTTGACCGACTGGAAGATCGACATCATCAATCAAGGAGAGTACGAGAAAGAGCGGGCCAAGGAGCGCGAGCAGGAAATTGCGGCGGCGATCTCTCATGAGCAGAAAATCCAGGCCGATGCGCAGATTGTGGAAGAGCAGCGGCAAGCGGCCGAGAAACGAGAGTATACCCTCTCCGATGTCCCCGGTCTGGGAGAGAATATGGTCGAAGCGCTCAAGGAGCAAGGAATCGACAGCGTTCAAAAGTTAGCTGAGACAAATGAAGCGGCCCTTTCCGATCTTCCGATGATCGGAATGAAAACAGCCGCCAAGATTATTGAGGAGGCGAGGGACCTTCTCAAAATGGAGAAGAAAGGGGAGGGAGCCTGA